Proteins encoded together in one Phyllostomus discolor isolate MPI-MPIP mPhyDis1 chromosome 6, mPhyDis1.pri.v3, whole genome shotgun sequence window:
- the LOC114498449 gene encoding tetratricopeptide repeat protein 39B-like yields MSLALGKRENDKEDDFTSLTLWKEKDDKEDKFEDAYEIIPAATTMNLMSSLEECTTGLYLFLNNRFSDAINLIQPWSKNSIYHALVYSILMVVKAVLTFDPQDIEAGMAATKDALRTCNSFRRKTRMVSLSHLVSKHGIKSVKEEELHAEVCYAECLILKSTVTFIQDESILGFLKSGISLGLSHQIYKDCQQILTQIPNKQQSTTYRHLVGGIKFGLGAFNLMLSLVPPKTLKLLDLVGYYGNKEVGLSLLHESASESHINNILSILTLLFYYNYICVVFGVENGNTSTIEDLFLIYLQKFPKCVILNFFHARFNMLKGKFENAQLILEECIFIQNEWKQLNHLCYWELMWCHIFLQDWKQAYHYANQLFQNSRWSKAMYLYSKAILLALLPSGFAQSINEDMNSHFLKVESLRIRFLGTSVPVEKFVAEKGRRYGTTTGWFTAQPLLEFVYAWSGFRIMSKQLQLISCWLSIINKGEDLLQENPNKEYGTDDMSLLNLLKGLCLKYLGEYSTAEQYFIRVIENEKLLKYDHYLVPYTYYELGILYYLKGDYVSAIKNLDNIKNYKDYSMEARLQFRAHVALEQITKEK; encoded by the coding sequence ATGTCACTTGCTCTaggtaaaagagaaaatgataagGAAGATGACTTTACATCATTGActttatggaaagaaaaagatgataaggAGGACAAGTTTGAAGACGCCTATGAAATTATCCCTGCAGCAACAACAATGAATCTAATGTCTTCCCTGGAAGAATGCACAACtggattgtatttatttctaaataacagATTCTCAGATGCTATAAATCTCATTCAGCCATGGTCGAAAAACAGCATTTACCACGCTCTAGTTTATAGTATCCTTATGGTTGTCAAAGCCGTTTTGACTTTTGATCCACAGGATATAGAGGCTGGGATGGCTGCTACAAAGGATGCTTTGAGAACCTGTAACAGTTTCCGAAGAAAAACTAGGATGGTAAGTTTGTCTCATCTAGTGAGTAAACATGGAATAAAGTCTGTCAAAGAAGAGGAACTGCACGCAGAAGTCTGCTATGCTGAGTGTTTGATCTTGAAGTCCACTGTAACATTTATTCAGGATGAGAGTATACTTGGTTTTCTTAAAAGTGGGATCAGCCTTGGGTTAAGTCACCAAATATACAAAGACTGTCAACAAATATTAACACAGATACCTAACAAACAACAAAGCACAACCTACAGACACCTAGTTGGAGGAATAAAATTTGGTCTTGGAGCATTCAATTTGATGTTATCACTTGTGCCACCAAAGACACTTAAATTACTCGATCTTGTTGGATATTATGGTAATAAAGAGGTAGGCTTGTCTTTGCTTCATGAGAGTGCATCTGAATCCcatataaataacatcttaagTATTTTGACTCTACTCTTCTACTACAATTATATTTGTGTAGTTTTTGGTGTTGAAAATGGTAACACTTCTACAATAGAGGACCTCTTCCTGATCTACCTCCAGAAATTTCCAAAGTGTgtcatacttaatttttttcatgcacGTTTTAATATGCTgaaaggaaaatttgaaaatgcACAGTTAATATTAGAGGAGTGCATTTTTATTCAGAATGAATGGAAGCAGCTTAATCACCTCTGTTACTGGGAACTCATGTGGTGCCACATTTTTCTGCAGGATTGGAAGCAGGCTTACCACTATGCCAATCAGTTATTCCAAAACAGCAGGTGGTCCAAAGCAATGTATTTATACAGTAAAGCTATACTACTGGCTTTGCTTCCTTCTGGATTTGCTCAATCCATAAATGAGGACATGAactctcactttttaaaagtggaGAGCCTAAGAATCAGATTTTTAGGAACTTCTGTGCCAGTAGAAAAGTTTGTTGCTGAGAAGGGCCGGCGCTATGGTACTACTACAGGCTGGTTTACAGCACAGCCCCTTCTGGAATTCGTTTATGCCTGGAGTGGTTTCCGAATAATGAGCAAACAACTACAACTTATTTCCTGCTGGCTATCTATAATTAACAAAGGAGAAGACCTCTTACAAGAAAATCCAAATAAAGAGTATGGCACAGATGATATGAGTTTGCTAAATTTACTGAAAGGTCTATGTCTGAAATATTTAGGTGAATATTCGACGGCTGAGCAGTACTTCATTCGTGTGATTGAAAATGAGAAATTGTTAAAATATGACCACTATTTGGTGCCGTATACTTACTATGAACTGGGAATTCTGTACTATCTGAAAGGAGATTATGTCAGTGCAATAAAAAACCTAGACAACATAAAAAACTACAAAGACTATTCCATGGAAGCCCGATTACAGTTTAGGGCTCATGTAGCTCTTGAACAAATAACTAAAGAAAAGTGA
- the GEMIN6 gene encoding gem-associated protein 6 has translation MAAMNEWMKKGPLEWQDYIYKEVRVTASEKEYKGWVLTTDPVSANIVLVNFLEDGSMSVTGIMGHAVQTVETVNEGDHRVREKLMHLFLSGDCKAYSPEDLEKRKNNLKKWLEKNHIPVTEQGDSSRALCVAGVLTIDPPYGAENCSSSNEIILSRVQDLIQGYLTASQ, from the exons ATGGCAgccatgaatgaatggatgaagaaaggTCCCTTAGAATGGCAAGATTACATTTACAAGGAAGTCAGAGTGACAGCAAGTGAGAAGGAGTATAAAGGATGGGTTTTAACCACGGACCCAGTCTCTGCCAA TATCGTCCTCGTGAACTTCCTTGAAGATGGCAGCATGTCTGTGACCGGCATTATGGGACATGCTGTGCAGACTGTTGAAACTGTGAATGAAGGGGACCATAGGGTAAGAGAGAAGCTGATGCATTTGTTCCTGTCTGGAGACTGCAAGGCATACAGTCCTGAGGatctggaaaagagaaagaacaaccTAAAGAAATGGCTTGAGAAGAACCACATCCCTGTCACTGAACAGGGAGATTCATCAAGAGCTCTCTGTGTGGCTGGGGTCCTGACTATAGACCCACCATATGGTGCAGAAAACTGCAGCAGTTCTAATGAGATTATCCTGTCCCGTGTTCAGGATCTTATTCAAGGATATCTTACAGCTTCCCAGTGA